The proteins below come from a single Nitrosospira sp. Is2 genomic window:
- the gluQRS gene encoding tRNA glutamyl-Q(34) synthetase GluQRS, with the protein MSHPSLNRRSGLSPTMCPVYRGRFAPSPSGPLHLGSLVAAVGSYVEARIHNGQWLLRIENLDPLREVPGASADILKVLEALGMEWDSSVVYQSERGEAYRAALGRLERKHLIYPCSCSRKEILDSTIRGIEGPVYPGTCQQPARPRISPAAAWRIRTDSKPIEFTDALQGRVRQQLQQDIGDFVLRRSDGIFAYQFAVVVDDAEQGVTHVVRGEDLLNSTPRQIYLQQLLDYPTPYYFHLPVVVNARGEKLSKQTRAAPINASNPIPQLIMVLRLLGQTPPSELIDGDIASFWKWTMENWQQEWIPRKILQAP; encoded by the coding sequence ATGTCCCATCCATCTCTTAACCGCCGCTCCGGATTGTCCCCAACGATGTGCCCTGTTTATCGCGGGAGGTTCGCTCCGTCTCCCTCCGGGCCGCTACATCTGGGTTCCCTCGTCGCTGCTGTAGGAAGTTATGTCGAGGCAAGAATCCATAATGGCCAATGGCTGCTCAGGATAGAGAATCTGGATCCGTTGCGTGAGGTTCCCGGCGCATCAGCAGATATCTTGAAAGTACTCGAAGCGCTGGGAATGGAATGGGATAGTTCAGTTGTTTATCAAAGCGAGCGTGGCGAAGCTTATCGGGCAGCCCTCGGTAGACTTGAAAGAAAGCATTTGATTTATCCCTGCAGCTGTAGCCGGAAAGAAATTCTGGATTCAACAATAAGAGGCATAGAAGGCCCGGTGTATCCGGGCACTTGCCAACAACCCGCCCGTCCCCGAATATCTCCGGCAGCAGCGTGGCGAATCCGGACTGATAGCAAGCCAATCGAATTCACCGATGCATTGCAAGGCCGGGTCCGCCAACAGCTACAACAGGATATCGGCGATTTCGTCCTGCGCCGCTCTGACGGAATCTTCGCCTATCAATTTGCGGTCGTGGTGGACGACGCGGAGCAAGGGGTTACTCACGTTGTTCGCGGCGAAGATTTGCTGAATTCCACTCCTCGCCAGATTTATCTGCAACAATTGCTCGATTATCCAACCCCTTACTATTTTCATCTTCCGGTTGTGGTGAATGCAAGGGGTGAGAAATTAAGCAAACAGACCCGTGCTGCACCGATTAATGCTTCTAATCCTATCCCGCAACTGATAATGGTATTACGGCTCCTGGGGCAGACTCCTCCTTCGGAATTGATCGACGGTGACATCGCGTCATTTTGGAAGTGGACAATGGAGAACTGGCAGCAAGAGTGGATCCCTCGAAAAATCTTGCAGGCCCCTTAG
- a CDS encoding methane monooxygenase/ammonia monooxygenase subunit C produces MATTYETSSTAKSGGRDYDMSLWYDSRWYKFGLITMLAVAIFWVWYQRTFAYSHGMDSMEPEFEKVWMGLWRVHMIVMPLFALVTWGWIWKTRDTQAQLDNLDPKLEIKRYFYWMMWLGVYLFGVYWGGSFFTEQDASWHQVIIRDTSFTPSHVVVFYGSFPMYIVCGVASYLYAMTRLPLYSRGTSFPLVMAIAGPLMILPNVGLNEWGHAFWFMEELFSAPLHWGFVILGWAGLFSGGIAAQIITRYSNLTDVVWNGQSKVILNNRIVP; encoded by the coding sequence ATGGCAACAACCTATGAAACGTCGAGCACGGCGAAGTCGGGAGGACGCGATTACGACATGTCGCTGTGGTACGACTCAAGGTGGTACAAATTTGGGCTCATCACCATGCTGGCGGTGGCGATATTCTGGGTCTGGTATCAGCGGACCTTTGCCTATTCGCACGGGATGGACTCGATGGAACCCGAGTTTGAGAAAGTCTGGATGGGATTATGGCGCGTACACATGATCGTCATGCCGCTGTTTGCACTGGTTACCTGGGGCTGGATCTGGAAGACCCGCGACACCCAGGCACAACTGGACAATCTTGATCCGAAACTTGAAATCAAGCGTTACTTCTACTGGATGATGTGGCTGGGCGTCTACCTGTTTGGCGTTTACTGGGGCGGCAGCTTCTTCACCGAGCAAGACGCATCCTGGCACCAGGTCATCATTCGCGACACGAGCTTCACCCCGAGCCATGTGGTTGTATTCTACGGCTCCTTCCCGATGTACATCGTCTGCGGCGTGGCAAGCTACCTGTATGCCATGACCCGTCTGCCGCTGTACTCCCGCGGCACCTCGTTCCCGCTGGTCATGGCCATTGCTGGTCCGCTCATGATTCTGCCGAACGTAGGCCTGAACGAATGGGGCCATGCCTTCTGGTTCATGGAAGAACTCTTCAGCGCACCGCTGCATTGGGGCTTCGTGATTCTGGGCTGGGCAGGACTGTTTTCCGGTGGCATTGCAGCACAAATCATCACCCGCTACTCCAACCTGACCGATGTTGTCTGGAACGGACAGAGCAAAGTCATCCTCAACAACCGGATCGTACCTTAA
- a CDS encoding methane monooxygenase/ammonia monooxygenase subunit A produces the protein MSRTDEILKAAKMPPEAVKMSRMIDAVYFPILCILLVGTYHMHFMLLAGDWDFWLDWKDRQWWPVVTPIVGITYCAAIMYYLWVNYRLPFGATLCIVCLLVGEWLTRYWGFYWWSHYPINFVFPSTMIPGALVMDTVLLLTRNWMVTALIGGGAFGLLFYPGNWPIFGPTHLPLVAEGVLLSLADYTGFLYVRTGTPEYVRLIEQGSLRTFGGHTTVIAAFFSAFVSMLMFCVWWYFGKVYCTAFYYVKGARGRVSMKNDVTAFGEEGFPEGIK, from the coding sequence ATGAGCAGAACAGATGAAATACTAAAGGCGGCCAAGATGCCGCCGGAAGCAGTAAAGATGTCCAGGATGATAGACGCGGTATATTTCCCGATTCTATGCATACTGCTGGTTGGAACCTACCACATGCACTTTATGCTGCTGGCAGGCGACTGGGACTTCTGGCTGGACTGGAAGGATCGTCAATGGTGGCCGGTGGTAACACCGATCGTGGGCATCACCTACTGTGCCGCCATCATGTACTACCTGTGGGTCAACTACAGACTGCCCTTTGGGGCCACGCTATGCATCGTCTGCCTGCTGGTTGGCGAATGGCTGACCCGCTACTGGGGCTTCTACTGGTGGTCACACTACCCCATCAACTTTGTATTCCCCTCCACCATGATACCTGGAGCGCTGGTCATGGACACCGTCTTGCTGCTCACGCGCAACTGGATGGTGACAGCCCTGATTGGCGGCGGCGCATTTGGTCTTTTGTTCTACCCGGGCAACTGGCCGATATTTGGCCCCACCCACCTGCCGCTCGTGGCTGAAGGCGTACTGCTGTCGTTAGCCGATTACACCGGCTTCCTGTATGTACGCACCGGCACGCCTGAGTACGTGCGCCTGATCGAACAAGGCTCGCTGCGAACGTTTGGCGGCCACACCACGGTTATTGCCGCATTCTTCTCCGCGTTCGTCTCCATGCTCATGTTCTGCGTGTGGTGGTATTTTGGCAAAGTCTACTGCACCGCCTTCTACTACGTAAAAGGCGCCCGTGGCCGCGTCAGCATGAAGAACGACGTCACCGCATTTGGCGAAGAAGGCTTTCCCGAGGGGATCAAATAA
- a CDS encoding methane monooxygenase/ammonia monooxygenase subunit B: MNTKHLIKQGVLGLCGAAALAMGLMLDIQPAAAHGERSQEPFLRMRTIQWYDMKWQPETTKVNDLASMTGKFHLAEDWPRAVGKPGRAFFNVGSPSPVFVRLSTKLNGEPTMISGPLEIGRDYAFEAKLKARIPGRHHMHAMVNIKDAGPIAGPAAWMNITGSWDDFTNPIKLLTGETIDTETFNFSNGIFWHLLWLGLGCFWIGYYVARPMFLPRSRVLLAYGDELLLDPMDKKMAWIILILTFGIVWGGYRYTETKHPYTVPIQAGESKVQPLPVKPNPIAIKVTHANYDVPGRALRVTMSVTNSGDTAYRIGEFTTAGVRFINKVGLKHLDRNYPKELVATGLSFDNDAPLQPGETREVKMEAKDALWEVQRLMALLGDPESRFGGLLMTWNDAGDRNINSIAGAVIPVFTKL; this comes from the coding sequence ATGAACACAAAACACCTCATCAAACAGGGCGTATTGGGCCTGTGCGGCGCAGCCGCGCTGGCCATGGGCCTGATGCTCGACATCCAGCCTGCGGCAGCGCATGGTGAACGCTCGCAGGAGCCATTCCTGCGCATGCGTACCATCCAGTGGTACGACATGAAATGGCAGCCTGAGACCACCAAGGTCAACGATCTTGCATCCATGACCGGCAAATTCCACCTTGCCGAAGACTGGCCGCGGGCCGTTGGCAAACCTGGACGCGCCTTCTTCAACGTAGGCAGCCCCAGCCCGGTGTTCGTACGGCTTAGCACCAAGTTGAACGGTGAGCCGACCATGATCTCGGGTCCGCTTGAGATCGGCCGCGACTACGCGTTTGAAGCCAAACTCAAAGCGCGGATTCCGGGACGCCATCACATGCATGCCATGGTCAACATCAAGGATGCAGGCCCGATTGCAGGCCCTGCCGCCTGGATGAACATCACCGGCAGCTGGGATGACTTCACCAACCCGATCAAACTGCTGACGGGCGAGACCATTGACACCGAGACCTTCAACTTCAGCAACGGCATCTTCTGGCATTTGCTGTGGCTGGGTCTTGGCTGTTTCTGGATCGGCTACTACGTTGCGCGGCCCATGTTCCTGCCGCGTTCGCGCGTACTGCTGGCCTATGGCGACGAGCTTCTGCTCGATCCCATGGACAAGAAGATGGCGTGGATCATCCTCATCCTGACCTTTGGCATCGTATGGGGCGGGTATCGTTACACCGAGACCAAGCATCCCTACACCGTGCCGATCCAGGCGGGTGAGTCCAAGGTTCAGCCGTTGCCGGTGAAACCCAACCCCATCGCCATCAAAGTGACCCACGCCAACTATGACGTACCTGGGCGTGCACTGCGGGTGACGATGTCTGTGACCAACAGCGGGGATACGGCCTATCGCATCGGCGAGTTCACCACGGCGGGTGTGCGCTTCATCAACAAGGTGGGCCTGAAGCATCTGGACCGCAACTATCCGAAGGAACTGGTTGCCACCGGACTCTCGTTTGACAACGACGCCCCGCTCCAACCGGGCGAGACACGCGAAGTCAAGATGGAAGCGAAAGATGCGCTGTGGGAAGTACAACGGCTGATGGCGCTCCTGGGTGACCCGGAAAGCCGGTTTGGCGGATTGCTCATGACCTGGAACGATGCTGGCGATCGCAACATCAACAGCATAGCCGGTGCAGTCATACCGGTCTTCACCAAGCTCTAA
- a CDS encoding PLP-dependent aminotransferase family protein, which yields MAIPIELDHASRQSLQGQIFEQLRHLILGGRLKPGTLVPASRVLAEQLGISRNTVLLVYDRLIAEGYLQARKAIGTYVNLELPETCLAATRRIATSASTHTETAKRPMIPFVGPTPAKKNTQHLDFDFYPDRIDLDLFPLKIWRRFINRTFTSTITHFTECCDPGGLPQLREVIADHLGIARGISVSADQIIITGGSQEGLNLAARLLVKDGTLVATEDPCYQGAASLFESYYARLIPIPVDEDGLDVEQLPKDGVTLIYVTPSHQYPLGFTLPMERRLKLLDWARRCGAYIIEDDYDSDFRYRGSPLTALMGLDDHGCVMYLGTFSKSMGAGLRLGYLVVPKALIPAARSAKALLNNGHAWLDQATMAEFIRSGAYGNHLRRMRNIYSKRHDCLIDALREHFGPVQLSGLESGLHLAWHLPHNYPDASELQTLALRQGVGIYSIGSGTTSDFGKGSYSTRTVVLGFSSLNEYQIRAGIRRLAHAFTDLPVESVRSGLGAHAGLSSSLHYKNTGY from the coding sequence ATGGCAATCCCAATTGAGCTTGATCACGCCAGTCGCCAGTCACTCCAAGGGCAAATCTTTGAACAATTACGCCATCTCATCCTTGGCGGAAGGCTAAAGCCGGGCACGCTTGTCCCAGCGAGCCGCGTACTGGCTGAACAACTCGGCATTTCCAGAAATACGGTACTGCTTGTCTATGATCGCCTGATAGCAGAAGGCTACCTCCAGGCTCGAAAGGCGATCGGAACGTACGTAAACCTGGAGCTGCCGGAAACCTGCCTCGCCGCAACCCGCAGAATAGCTACTTCCGCTTCTACTCATACTGAGACGGCGAAACGTCCGATGATTCCTTTTGTGGGTCCGACGCCGGCAAAAAAAAACACGCAGCACCTCGACTTTGATTTCTATCCCGATCGGATTGATCTTGATTTATTCCCGCTTAAAATATGGCGCCGGTTTATTAACCGGACGTTCACGTCAACGATTACGCATTTTACCGAGTGCTGCGATCCTGGCGGACTGCCGCAGTTGCGAGAAGTCATTGCCGACCATCTTGGAATAGCCAGGGGAATCAGCGTATCCGCTGACCAGATCATTATTACAGGGGGGTCCCAGGAAGGTCTTAACCTGGCAGCGCGGTTGCTGGTAAAGGACGGGACACTGGTTGCTACGGAGGATCCTTGCTACCAAGGGGCCGCCTCTCTTTTCGAAAGCTATTATGCGAGATTGATTCCGATACCTGTTGATGAGGATGGTTTGGATGTTGAGCAGCTGCCGAAGGATGGGGTGACACTCATCTATGTCACTCCTTCTCACCAATACCCTCTCGGGTTCACCTTGCCAATGGAGCGGCGCCTGAAGCTGTTGGATTGGGCTCGTCGTTGTGGGGCTTATATCATCGAGGATGATTACGACTCTGATTTTCGATACCGGGGGTCACCTTTGACGGCCCTGATGGGACTTGACGATCACGGTTGCGTAATGTATTTGGGGACTTTTTCGAAATCCATGGGAGCCGGGCTTCGGCTGGGGTATCTCGTTGTGCCTAAGGCACTCATCCCCGCCGCACGTTCGGCCAAGGCATTGCTCAACAACGGCCACGCTTGGCTGGATCAGGCGACGATGGCAGAATTCATCCGAAGCGGTGCGTATGGTAATCATCTGAGGCGCATGCGCAATATTTACTCGAAGCGGCATGACTGCCTCATAGACGCTCTTCGCGAGCATTTCGGGCCAGTTCAGCTTTCCGGGCTGGAAAGCGGTTTACATCTTGCGTGGCACCTACCCCACAATTATCCGGATGCATCCGAACTTCAGACCCTTGCGTTGCGGCAAGGGGTTGGGATTTACTCGATCGGATCTGGAACAACGTCCGATTTCGGAAAAGGCAGTTATAGCACACGTACCGTTGTGCTAGGTTTTTCGTCGCTCAATGAATACCAGATTCGAGCGGGTATAAGGCGGCTCGCCCACGCCTTTACAGATCTTCCGGTGGAATCCGTCCGGTCCGGACTTGGCGCCCACGCCGGGCTATCCTCGTCCCTTCACTACAAAAACACCGGGTATTAG
- a CDS encoding NapC/NirT family cytochrome c → MGIKAGGSLLTGALLGIVMVAVVFGGEAAVSTTEFCTSCHSMTYPHDELKNSSHYGALGANPGCKDCHIPQGFKNFHLAVATHVVDGARELYLEFANDYSTLEKFNERRLIMAHDARMNLKKWDSNTCRECHKNPQPPGADAKAAHKKMETEGATCIDCHQNLVHKEAPETDLNESKKQGKMVLKPEKKDEDDDEDEE, encoded by the coding sequence ATGGGAATCAAGGCAGGCGGCTCCCTGCTCACAGGCGCGCTGCTGGGGATTGTGATGGTGGCGGTGGTATTCGGCGGCGAGGCCGCCGTCTCCACCACTGAATTCTGCACCAGCTGTCATTCCATGACCTATCCTCATGATGAGTTGAAGAATTCATCGCACTATGGGGCACTGGGCGCCAACCCCGGCTGCAAGGACTGTCACATCCCGCAGGGCTTCAAGAACTTCCACCTGGCCGTGGCCACGCACGTGGTCGACGGTGCGCGCGAGCTGTACCTGGAATTTGCCAACGACTATTCCACGCTGGAGAAATTCAACGAGCGCAGGCTGATCATGGCGCACGATGCGCGCATGAACCTGAAGAAATGGGACAGCAACACCTGCCGGGAATGTCACAAGAATCCCCAGCCCCCGGGAGCTGATGCCAAGGCTGCGCACAAGAAGATGGAAACCGAGGGCGCCACCTGCATCGACTGCCATCAGAACCTGGTGCACAAGGAAGCCCCGGAGACCGACCTCAACGAGAGCAAAAAGCAGGGCAAGATGGTCCTCAAACCCGAGAAAAAGGATGAGGACGATGACGAGGATGAGGAGTAA
- the cycA gene encoding cytochrome c-550 CycA yields the protein MSHRMTFALAAAALFAVISGSAAAQSFEGRKKCSSCHKSQAESWGDTAHAKAMESLKPGTKEEAKKKAKLDPKKDYTKDKDCVGCHVDGWGKEGGYTVDDPNKFLTGVGCESCHGPGSKYRGMHRKSGAAYEKSKKTAPRSSLADAGQDFAFEESCNACHMNYEGSPWKGVKKPYTPYHPGVDKKYTFNFDKYVKDVKAMHEHYKLDGVFEGDPKFKYHDDFQSKAKVGKKTEVDD from the coding sequence ATGAGCCATCGCATGACATTCGCACTTGCCGCCGCAGCCCTGTTTGCGGTGATATCCGGGAGTGCGGCCGCGCAATCGTTTGAGGGCCGCAAGAAATGCAGTTCCTGTCACAAGAGCCAGGCTGAATCCTGGGGAGACACGGCGCACGCCAAGGCCATGGAATCGTTAAAGCCCGGCACCAAGGAGGAGGCCAAGAAAAAGGCCAAGCTCGATCCTAAAAAGGATTACACCAAGGACAAGGATTGCGTAGGCTGCCATGTTGACGGCTGGGGCAAGGAAGGCGGCTACACGGTTGATGACCCCAACAAGTTCCTGACCGGCGTGGGCTGCGAATCGTGCCATGGACCGGGATCGAAGTACCGGGGCATGCACCGCAAATCGGGTGCGGCCTATGAGAAATCGAAGAAGACCGCCCCGCGCTCATCGCTGGCCGATGCCGGACAGGACTTTGCCTTTGAAGAGAGCTGCAATGCCTGCCACATGAACTATGAAGGCTCGCCCTGGAAGGGTGTCAAGAAGCCCTACACCCCCTATCACCCGGGTGTGGACAAGAAATACACCTTCAACTTTGACAAATACGTAAAGGACGTCAAGGCCATGCACGAGCACTACAAACTGGACGGCGTCTTCGAGGGAGATCCCAAGTTCAAGTACCATGACGACTTCCAGTCCAAGGCCAAGGTTGGCAAGAAGACCGAGGTAGACGACTGA
- the haoB gene encoding hydroxylamine oxidation protein HaoB, with translation MTSATTSRALTPARRNNRLLPSLGILLVAGGILLLAWFAWLWFNPGPAPYRYQLVEEGSVDKFSKLGLEPWPDLTIAKYEVFAEEIEKPLASGHTARRGQTPPVRIDWENHTSELVASVDGKLGELTTLAAAIDKYAAKDALILGWWDTSRQIKLLAGRDTLFTTHVGQPLIIPTPWRNREESIRKYEDQFWGAPATEEERRKFERFTDALLAEPEQGAAILRELAGGREAYIALHVTDLYKLGLMRPDQFDITYKNFPMEGNMHGLIGYLKNWMQENNFTTYTLQSISDKMVRGYFLRTDKNSNSLIAQMLPFTNSTPLDLKPVQLIYQQGGYWVYQIPSAAPAAAPAPASTPAPVPAPAPAEGT, from the coding sequence TTGACATCTGCAACTACCAGCCGCGCCCTCACCCCGGCGCGGCGCAACAACCGACTCCTCCCCTCACTGGGCATCCTCCTGGTGGCGGGAGGAATTCTTTTGCTCGCCTGGTTTGCCTGGCTCTGGTTCAACCCCGGCCCCGCACCCTACCGCTACCAGCTGGTGGAAGAAGGCAGCGTGGACAAATTCAGCAAGCTCGGACTTGAACCCTGGCCCGATCTCACCATCGCCAAATACGAAGTCTTTGCCGAGGAGATCGAAAAGCCCCTGGCCTCTGGCCACACCGCCCGGCGCGGCCAGACACCGCCCGTGCGCATCGACTGGGAGAACCACACCAGCGAACTCGTTGCCTCCGTTGACGGCAAACTCGGTGAACTGACCACCCTGGCTGCCGCCATCGACAAATACGCAGCCAAGGACGCACTGATCCTCGGCTGGTGGGACACCTCGCGCCAGATCAAGCTCCTGGCCGGGCGCGACACCCTCTTCACCACCCATGTGGGGCAGCCCCTGATCATTCCCACCCCCTGGCGCAACCGTGAAGAATCCATCCGCAAATACGAAGACCAGTTCTGGGGCGCACCCGCAACCGAGGAAGAGCGGCGCAAATTCGAGCGCTTCACCGACGCCCTCCTTGCAGAGCCCGAGCAGGGCGCTGCCATCCTGCGCGAACTTGCAGGCGGGCGCGAAGCCTATATTGCGCTCCACGTCACCGACCTGTACAAGCTCGGGCTGATGCGGCCCGACCAGTTTGACATCACCTACAAGAACTTCCCCATGGAAGGCAACATGCACGGCCTGATCGGCTATCTCAAGAACTGGATGCAGGAAAACAACTTCACCACCTACACCCTGCAATCGATCTCCGACAAGATGGTGCGGGGCTACTTCCTGCGCACGGACAAGAACAGCAACAGCCTGATTGCCCAGATGCTCCCCTTCACCAATTCCACCCCGCTTGACCTGAAACCCGTGCAGCTCATCTACCAGCAGGGCGGCTACTGGGTCTACCAGATCCCATCCGCTGCTCCTGCTGCTGCTCCTGCCCCTGCCTCAACCCCTGCCCCGGTTCCCGCCCCCGCTCCTGCCGAGGGCACCTGA
- a CDS encoding multiheme c-type cytochrome, whose translation MASKPWLRVVTLACGALLSATAWANFPSVPKETYKALNLEQSASPKELHEALVKRYKDPAQGAGRGTLAKYWEPIPMSMYFDPASFYKPPTSMKEVAGRDECVKCHTDESPVWVSAWKKSTHANLDKVRNLKPEDPTFYKKAKLEEVEKNLRSMNRLGANEKLKEVGCIDCHVDINAKGKADHMKDLRMPTADVCGVCHLAEFAERESERDTLIWPNNQWPQGRPSHALDWKANVEVAVFAAMPQREIAEGCSMCHTNQNKCDSCHTRHEFSAAESRKPEACATCHSGVDHNNWEAYSMSKHGKIVSMMGDKWNWSAPLKDAYSKGGQTAPTCAGCHFEYEGKYSHNVVRKIRWANYPAVPGIAENITSEWSEARLDSWVKTCTSCHSERFARSYLEFMDKGTLHGLAKYKEAHEVAEKLYKEGMLTGQKTNRPLPLPPDKEMFAGFTQLYWSKDNNPAAIELKALEMGENDLPKLHVGLAHVNPGGWTYTEGWGPMNRAYVEIMDENTKIREMAALQARVAKMESGRRAGLLDLNSKDDKISLGGLGGGMLLAGTLALAGWRRRERSER comes from the coding sequence ATGGCATCGAAGCCTTGGCTGAGGGTGGTTACGCTGGCATGTGGAGCGCTGTTGAGCGCGACTGCATGGGCTAACTTTCCCAGCGTACCCAAAGAGACATACAAAGCGCTGAATCTGGAGCAATCGGCCTCGCCCAAGGAATTGCATGAAGCGCTGGTCAAGCGCTACAAGGATCCTGCGCAAGGTGCTGGACGCGGGACCCTTGCCAAATACTGGGAGCCGATTCCGATGAGCATGTATTTTGACCCGGCCTCGTTCTACAAGCCGCCGACCTCCATGAAAGAAGTGGCGGGTCGGGACGAATGCGTCAAATGCCACACAGACGAATCGCCGGTATGGGTGAGCGCCTGGAAGAAGAGCACGCACGCCAATCTGGACAAGGTCAGGAACTTAAAGCCTGAAGACCCCACCTTCTACAAGAAAGCCAAGCTGGAAGAAGTCGAGAAGAACCTTCGCTCGATGAACCGGCTGGGCGCCAACGAGAAGCTCAAGGAAGTAGGCTGCATCGACTGCCACGTTGACATCAACGCCAAGGGCAAGGCCGACCACATGAAAGACCTGCGCATGCCCACGGCGGACGTATGCGGCGTGTGTCACCTGGCCGAATTTGCCGAACGCGAATCCGAGCGCGACACCTTGATCTGGCCGAACAACCAATGGCCGCAGGGACGTCCCTCGCACGCACTGGATTGGAAAGCCAACGTAGAAGTTGCCGTGTTTGCCGCCATGCCCCAGCGTGAGATAGCCGAAGGCTGCAGCATGTGCCACACCAACCAGAACAAGTGCGACTCCTGCCACACCCGTCACGAATTCTCAGCGGCCGAATCACGCAAACCGGAAGCTTGTGCCACCTGCCACAGCGGGGTTGACCACAACAACTGGGAAGCCTACTCCATGAGCAAGCACGGCAAGATCGTCTCGATGATGGGCGACAAGTGGAACTGGAGTGCACCGCTGAAGGACGCCTACAGCAAAGGCGGTCAGACTGCCCCGACCTGTGCTGGCTGCCACTTTGAATACGAAGGCAAATACAGCCACAACGTGGTTCGCAAGATCCGCTGGGCCAACTACCCGGCTGTTCCTGGCATCGCCGAGAACATCACCAGCGAATGGTCGGAAGCGCGCCTTGACTCCTGGGTCAAGACCTGCACCTCCTGCCATTCCGAGCGCTTTGCCCGCTCCTATCTTGAATTCATGGACAAAGGCACCTTGCACGGCCTAGCCAAATACAAGGAAGCGCACGAAGTCGCCGAGAAGCTCTACAAGGAAGGCATGCTGACCGGACAGAAGACCAACCGTCCGTTGCCGCTGCCGCCTGACAAAGAAATGTTTGCCGGCTTCACTCAGCTCTACTGGTCCAAGGACAACAACCCTGCGGCCATCGAACTGAAAGCGCTGGAAATGGGAGAGAACGACCTGCCCAAGCTTCACGTAGGACTGGCGCACGTCAACCCGGGCGGCTGGACCTATACCGAAGGCTGGGGTCCCATGAACCGCGCCTACGTCGAAATCATGGACGAGAACACCAAGATACGCGAAATGGCAGCCCTGCAGGCCCGGGTAGCCAAGATGGAATCGGGTCGCCGTGCGGGTCTTCTGGACTTGAACAGCAAGGATGACAAGATCTCCCTGGGCGGTCTTGGCGGCGGCATGCTGCTTGCGGGCACCCTGGCGCTGGCAGGCTGGCGCCGGCGCGAAAGAAGCGAGCGCTAA
- a CDS encoding Nif3-like dinuclear metal center hexameric protein: MRLNELEIYLNQLLNTARFHDYCPNGLQVEGRNEVRCLVSGVTASLELLEAAVAVNADVILVHHGYFWRGEDPCLIGMKRRRIAFLVKHNMGLLSYHLPLDAHPEFGNNIQLAHRLGFVETGRFGEQNIAMLGTLQSGALNLKALQVTIERTLGRKPLVIGNEAKPVQRMAWCTGAAQSYFEEAIQLGVDAFVTGEISERTVHTARESGVAFISAGHHATERYGVQALGEHISQKFGIAHQFIDIDSPV; the protein is encoded by the coding sequence ATGCGATTGAACGAACTCGAAATCTATTTGAATCAACTACTGAATACCGCCCGCTTTCATGATTATTGCCCAAATGGGTTGCAAGTGGAAGGAAGAAATGAGGTGCGCTGTCTTGTAAGCGGTGTTACAGCCTCGCTTGAGCTCTTGGAAGCCGCAGTGGCCGTTAATGCCGACGTCATTCTTGTCCACCATGGTTATTTTTGGCGTGGCGAAGACCCGTGCCTGATTGGAATGAAGCGCCGCCGTATCGCTTTTCTAGTGAAGCACAACATGGGCTTGCTTTCCTATCACTTGCCGCTCGATGCCCACCCCGAATTCGGCAATAACATCCAGCTGGCCCATCGGCTGGGCTTCGTTGAAACAGGCCGTTTTGGCGAGCAAAACATTGCAATGCTTGGAACCCTTCAGTCAGGAGCGTTGAATTTGAAAGCTCTGCAAGTAACCATTGAACGCACGCTGGGCAGGAAGCCTCTGGTAATCGGGAATGAGGCGAAGCCAGTACAGCGGATGGCCTGGTGCACCGGCGCCGCTCAAAGTTATTTTGAAGAAGCGATCCAACTGGGTGTGGACGCGTTTGTCACCGGGGAAATTTCCGAGAGGACCGTCCATACAGCCCGTGAATCGGGTGTGGCATTTATCTCGGCCGGCCATCACGCTACCGAGCGGTACGGGGTTCAGGCGTTAGGCGAGCATATATCGCAAAAATTTGGAATTGCTCACCAGTTTATCGATATCGATAGTCCGGTATGA